In Podospora pseudoanserina strain CBS 124.78 chromosome 5, whole genome shotgun sequence, a single window of DNA contains:
- a CDS encoding hypothetical protein (EggNog:ENOG503P972): MLGFAGGLERAAAAAQTDDVLHFTEQPRVTANAFLPPRIPAPKPWQRVAVDPAAGHRQRKIWKRVPGSSGSNPARDAYLRDMAELEDARGQNPRKRVRGSAHVPVYGDAKWTNRPRNARLIGSVDLGEARAFVNKVNEEAKNLETSFTTKDATFPDNRLSWVPRKRHNSRWPIPPNMDRTTDFEIPSAPQAAEPTIQIDDKASLNRSTRRLSRRFTLLPDGDESPRKLLMPRLSPTKKSVSALSPVKKVPAITMLSPIKVSDSPLRAFRIHATPTKVVLESPKMSPPEKSPSKPSPATSTPGAMLPPATTTPRAIASQLQHTDSPVPLIFDQPISDSVAEPQHEARRRISLAAARRTERKSLGISRLDAVRNSPNRRHSFNNLDALIAEGMDSGKGRRSTLGGGFLSSKEDVIEIDAKTNSDIFGQPSKAVASTPRRFAFGVDKLDETPQPSAPLDGFFSPLMTDISGMTESAPAKDASPQQQPEQAAASPAPCATDAGDEPSVLEDSTPLPASIEESPVEEHQPAEVEKSPAPEEQPTEVEEVSALVKEEQVAEIEESPVYEHQAAEGDISFTPYEPEGLSTIYEESTIIESPRKSPRKSPVKVVSAVEVQDTSMVIEEHEAISFIEPRVVLKATEESSIEKNDMPAAPSTPRSTRVAPGSPSTPLQNHDLDAVLQLSIKRSIKRSARKDEVPRFNQLDGSPSTPGAHEDSFASMDDTCELSDLSICSVDISTEHLVTTTTTSPPIASPQQQPTNSPVASPSQPETKANAKDEEVSLPETAPLPVALSFESDADTVVDLVAEDTVDEKEPVEVEKTSSPTPECDAPLSPQVAEDEAIVSQAKVLAPGTPPQATPIAQSEETGKVSTPEQRTEDNVDASRASGFTPIYGRQSSPTELVQPSVTTLADELEAESDDLDEDEVVEQEVVDEACDELTMAVDDDFTSVPPPRPENDTIQLQARHDDSEAELLRKFVTRVTADKNAKAAAAAAAAASIAQNSRLKRRSGSMSTITSSTGSPMLNAEADTPAYRKPLDAPDSPSQAPPPKRRRKRVLGSSENTLDRSTPVAPPPPDDEAPRRSTRARSTRTLRPTAPSANSIALSLIPVRLPGMGAMDDSTMDATLNMARQRNEEKDLATMTRVNTRKNKGQAVHPAVILARHAEDSSWKVNEAKAEPKEPRTNPDQTVKNVRWAEELASYQGESPVLPAADANDVNDVPVVNTTTTTNFMMSRAMEDDDDMDELAIPTITEVPLPPTVSKAASVAENKPEPPKTRTRKVVAATASTSTAAVPKAAAPKAAVPKSVATKVDAPKTAAAKAAAPVAAASTRRSTRSTRLQTPTPMKKVVSAESTTAPKRAIPSRAKTALPKPAASRAATKATAAAPAESATASASGIKKAAGRPTRRTDVAKLGMTTVNGTPAPKRRGRPAASSS; encoded by the exons ATGCTCGGTTTCGCAGGTGGCTTGGAAcgggccgccgccgcggcgCAAACTGATGATGTCTTGCATTTTACAGAGCA ACCCCGAGTCACAGCCAATGCCTTCCTCCCACCAAGGATTCCAGCCCCAAAACCATGGCAGCGCGTTGCGGTCGACCCCGCGGCAGGCCATAGACAGCGAAAGATTTGGAAACGCGTCCCCGGTTCGAGTGGGTCAAATCCTGCGCGCGATGCCTATCTACGCGACATGGCCGAGCTTGAGGATGCGCGGGGCCAGAACCCGCGAAAGCGCGTGAGGGGGAGTGCTCATGTTCCGGTCTACGGTGATGCGAAATGGACCAACCGGCCAAGGAACGCACGCCTTATTGGAAGTGTGGACTTGGGCGAGGCGAGAG CGTTCGTGAACAAAGTTAACGAGGAAGCCAAGAATTTGGAGACGagcttcaccaccaaggacGCGACATTCCCGGATAACCGACTGAGCTGGGTACCAAGAAAGCGACATAACTCCCGTTGGCCAATTCCACCAAACATGGACCGGACTACCGACTTCGAGATACCATCTGCTCCTCAGGCCGCCGAGCCAACGATCCAGATCGACGACAAGGCTTCACTGAACAGATCAACGCGCAGACTCAGTAGACGCTTTACTCTCCTTCCAGACGGAGACGAATCACCAAGGAAATTGCTGATGCCTAggctctcccccaccaagaAATCGGTGTCTGCCCTGTCGCCTGTCAAGAAGGTGCCCGCAATTACGATGTTGTCGCCCATCAAGGTGTCCGACTCACCGCTCAGGGCCTTCAGAATCCACGCAACTCCAAcaaaggtggtgttggaATCGCCCAAGATGAGCCCGCCAGAGAAATCTCCCTCGAAACCCTCACCTGCTACCTCGACCCCTGGAGCAATgctgccaccagcaacaacgacCCCAAGAGCCATTGCTTCACAGCTGCAACATACCGACAGTCCTGTTCCCCTCATCTTTGACCAACCGATATCAGATAGCGTTGCGGAACCTCAACACGAAGCTCGTCGACGCATTTCTCTTGCAGCTGCTCGTAGAACTGAACGCAAATCTCTTGGCATCTCTCGTCTGGACGCTGTGCGCAATAGTCCAAATCGACGACATAGCTTCAACAACCTTGACGCCTTGATTGCCGAAGGAATGGATAGTGGTAAGGGCCGCCGCAGTACGCTAGGCGGAGGGTTTCTGTCTTCGAAGGAGGATGTTATCGAGATTGATGCCAAGACCAACTCGGACATTTTTGGTCAACCATCCAAGGCTGTTGCCTCGACCCCCAGGCGATTCGCCTTTGGTGTCGATAAACTTGATGAAACTCCTCAACCATCTGCACCTCTGGATGGTTTCTTCAGTCCTCTTATGACTGACATCTCAGGCATGACAGAAAGCGCACCAGCCAAGGATGCCAGcccgcagcaacagccagAACAGGCAGCAGCTAGCCCTGCTCCATGTGCGACAGATGCAGGGGACGAGCCATCAGTTCTCGAGGATTCTACCCCGCTCCCGGCCTCTATCGAAGAGTCACCGGTCGAGGAACACCAGCCAGCCGAGGTTGAAAAGTCGCCAGCCCCTGAGGAGCAACCCacggaggtggaagaggtgtCCGCGCTTGTCAAGGAAGAGCAGGTCGCAGAGATCGAGGAGTCACCGGTTTATGAACACCAGGCTGCCGAAGGCGACATTTCTTTCACCCCTTACGAACCCGAAGGTCTGTCAACCATTTACGAGGAGTCCACTATCATTGAGTCTCCGAGGAAATCTCCCAGAAAATCCCCCGTCAAGGTCGTTTCTGCTGTCGAGGTCCAAGACACATCCATGGTCATCGAAGAACATGAGGCCATCTCTTTCATCGAGCCACGCGTTGTTCTCAAGGCTACTGAGGAATCTTCCATTGAGAAGAACGACATGCCTGCcgctccctcaacccctcgcAGCACCAGGGTGGCCCCTGGTAGTCCCTCAACGCCTCTCCAGAACCACGATCTTGATGCTGTTCTCCAGTTGAGCATCAAGCGAAGTATCAAGCGCAGCGCCAGAAAAGACGAGGTTCCCCGTTTCAACCAGTTGGATGGTTCACCTTCCACACCAGGCGCCCATGAGGATAGCTTTGCCTCGATGGATGATACATGCGAGCTCTCCGACCTCAGCATTTGCAGTGTCGACATCTCTACTGAACATctcgtcaccaccacgactACCTCGCCCCCAATTGCCTcgccacaacagcagcctACCAATTCGCCTGTTGCCAGTCCCTCTCAACCAGAGACCAAGGCCAATGCGAAGGATGAAGAGGTATCTTTGCCAGAGACCGCCCCTCTTCCTGTGGCCCTCTCATTTGAGAGCGATGCAGACACGGTTGTCGACCTTGTCGCTGAAGATACCGTAGACGAGAAGGAACccgttgaggttgagaagacAAGCTCTCCCACTCCTGAATGCGATGCTCCCTTGTCTCCCCAGGTAGCCGAAGACGAGGCTATTGTATCCCAGGCCAAAGTCTTGGCGCCTGGCACACCCCCTCAAGCCACGCCCATCGCACAAAGCGAGGAGACAGGGAAGGTCTCAACACCTGAACAAAGGACTGAAGACAATGTCGACGCATCTAGGGCCTCAGGTTTTACGCCAATTTATGGCCGTCAATCCTCGCCAACTGAGCTTGTGCAACCTTCTGTGACAACACTTGCTGATGAACTCGAGGCTGAGTCGGACGAcctggatgaagatgaagtaGTCGAACAAGAGGTAGTTGATGAAGCATGCGATGAGCTTACCATGGCAGTGGATGACGATTTCACCTCGGTGCCGCCCCCTCGACCAGAGAACGATACGATTCAATTGCAGGCGAGGCACGACGACTCGGAGGCGGAATTGCTGCGGAAGTTTGTGACGCGGGTGACTGCTGATAAGAACGCaaaggccgccgccgctgccgctgcagcAGCCTCGATAGCGCAAAACTCCCGTCTCAAGCGTCGGTCTGGGTCAAtgagcaccatcacctcctctaCCGGTTCGCCCATGCTCAATGCAGAGGCCGATACGCCCGCGTATAGGAAGCCCTTGG ATGCCCCGGATAGTCCCAGTCAggcgcctcctcccaagCGCCGGCGCAAGCGCGTCCTCGGTTCCTCGGAAAACACCCTCGACAGAAGCACTCCTGTtgctcccccaccaccggaTGATGAAGCTCCCCGGAGGTCTACCCGTGCCCGAAGCACTCGAACTCTCCGGCCCACAGCACCTTCGGCAAACTCGATTGCTTTGTCGTTGATTCCGGTGCGGCTGCCTGGAATGGGAGCCATGGATGACAGCACCATGGATGCCACCCTTAACATGGCCAGGCAGCGCaacgaggagaaggacttgGCTACCATGACGAGGGTCAACACCCGCAAGAACAAGGGCCAAGCTGTCCACCCTGCTGTGATTCTGGCGAGGCATGCTGAGGACTCTTCGTGGAAAGTCAacgaggccaaggccgagcCCAAGGAGCCGCGCACCAACCCAGATCAGACGGTCAAGAACGTCAGGTGGGctgaggaactggctagttACCAGGGCGAGTCCCCAGTCCTACCGGCTGCCGATGCGAACGATGTCAACGATGTTCCTgtcgtcaacaccaccacaacgaCCAACTTCATGATGTCACGGGCcatggaggatgatgatgatatggaTGAGCTCGCTATTCCTACCATCACAGAGGTGCCGCTTCCTCCTACTGTATCAAAGGCTGCGTCAGTGGCAGAGAACAAGCCTGAGCCTCCGAAAACCAGGACAAGGAAGGTTGTTGCCGCTACGGCATCCACATcaactgctgctgttcccaAG gctgctgctcccaagGCTGCTGTTCCTAAGTCTGTTGCCACTAAGGTTGATGCCCCTaagactgctgctgctaagGCTGCCGCGCCTGTCGCTGCCGCCTCCACAAGACGCAGCACTAGATCTACCAGACTGCAGACGCCGACTCCTATGAAGAAGGTTGTCTCTGCTGAGAGCACCACGGCTCCCAAGCGGGCTATCCCTTCAAGGGCGAAGACTGCTTTGCCCAAGCCTGCTGCTTCGAGAGCTGCTACCAAGGCCACTGCGGCCGCGCCTGCCGAATCTGCCACTGCTTCGGCTTCGggcatcaagaaggccgctgGGAGGCCGACGAGACGGACTGACGTTGCCAAGTTGGGGATGACCACTGTTAACGGGACGCCTGCCcccaagaggagggggagacctgcggcttcttcatcttga